In Bacillus sp. DX3.1, the following proteins share a genomic window:
- a CDS encoding ABC transporter permease, with amino-acid sequence MNPLDYEVSFESLEKTDNYIMTLRYDDYTQNSFYWDKFEKEQSYPFQESKTDFESMSAFYLIIAKIVSIILIFLAVIMIIIALYTIVFTVSDAIFTSYKTIGIIKSLGLTSLQIVAVYVIQYTSLAVLAVLPGMVVSYFFSNLVITKSLAYLKTNNSSLNISFLDSAVLISILVILVISMTAFIISLKARSIQPAQAIRYGMAEKESTKQAERLNKRKNLFGLDKLPVTWGMGIRGIFKNLRGSSLMIIMSMLTTSFLVFGSIFLYSIASIKETTASWGYDSSDIAVGLQNKNKLSAEDLKKHLLSDPRVKNLGMIASLTGVMPKDNSLKEESMGLSLMAAEGSYDEIGFSNLEGENPKGANEISLGVNVAKKYKKDVGDQLDIYIQGHKYQFTVSGIYQSIANMSNSARITIDAIRQVNPGFDELDDGYINLNDGVSSEQFVQELKKKYGDKIFAATQESLLDETFSQATTVMLIPLSIIGLLFIGITFMIVYSICNINTKKESRTYGIYKSLGMTSKQIRRAATSGIVVLAGIGAVLGVPVGMYGMPLILDSVLANYGLVQLPLVIHVGVIVVTVVLCIFTGAFASWLASRLVRSTSAKNLSNESMSA; translated from the coding sequence ATGAATCCGCTTGATTATGAAGTAAGCTTCGAGAGTTTAGAAAAAACAGATAATTATATAATGACTTTGCGCTACGATGATTATACGCAAAATAGTTTTTACTGGGATAAATTTGAGAAAGAGCAAAGCTATCCATTTCAAGAATCAAAGACAGATTTTGAATCGATGTCTGCTTTTTATTTAATAATTGCAAAAATAGTCAGTATCATTTTAATATTCCTGGCTGTAATTATGATAATAATTGCTCTTTATACGATTGTGTTCACTGTTTCTGATGCAATATTTACAAGTTATAAGACAATAGGGATTATTAAATCATTGGGACTCACTTCATTACAAATTGTGGCAGTATATGTGATTCAATATACATCCCTGGCTGTGCTTGCTGTTCTTCCAGGAATGGTAGTAAGTTATTTCTTCTCTAACTTAGTCATTACAAAATCATTAGCTTACTTAAAAACAAATAATTCAAGTTTGAACATTTCATTCCTGGATTCAGCTGTGTTAATTAGTATTCTAGTTATTTTAGTTATAAGTATGACTGCTTTTATCATTTCATTAAAAGCTCGTTCAATACAACCCGCTCAAGCTATTCGATATGGAATGGCTGAGAAGGAATCGACTAAACAGGCAGAGCGACTGAACAAGCGGAAAAACTTATTTGGCTTGGATAAATTACCTGTAACATGGGGGATGGGCATAAGAGGTATTTTTAAAAATCTTCGAGGCTCTTCTTTGATGATTATCATGTCGATGCTCACGACTTCATTTTTAGTATTTGGATCTATTTTTCTATATAGTATAGCATCTATCAAAGAAACGACAGCATCATGGGGGTATGATTCCTCTGATATTGCTGTGGGTTTACAAAACAAAAATAAACTATCTGCTGAAGATCTCAAGAAACATCTGTTATCTGATCCTAGGGTGAAAAATTTAGGCATGATTGCTAGTTTAACTGGTGTTATGCCAAAAGACAATTCTTTAAAGGAAGAGTCGATGGGATTAAGTTTAATGGCAGCTGAAGGAAGTTATGATGAAATAGGGTTTAGTAACTTGGAAGGAGAGAATCCTAAAGGTGCAAATGAAATCTCTTTAGGAGTAAATGTTGCCAAGAAATATAAAAAAGACGTAGGAGATCAGTTGGATATATATATCCAAGGACATAAATATCAATTTACTGTTTCGGGAATTTACCAATCCATTGCCAATATGTCAAACTCTGCTAGGATTACTATAGATGCAATTAGACAAGTGAATCCAGGATTTGATGAACTGGACGACGGTTATATTAATCTAAATGACGGAGTCTCGAGTGAACAATTTGTGCAAGAATTGAAGAAAAAATACGGAGATAAAATATTTGCAGCTACACAGGAATCGTTACTTGATGAGACATTCTCACAAGCTACTACTGTTATGCTAATACCGTTGTCAATTATAGGTTTACTCTTTATAGGGATAACATTTATGATAGTCTATAGCATTTGCAATATTAATACCAAGAAAGAAAGTAGAACGTATGGCATCTACAAATCGCTCGGTATGACTTCAAAGCAAATTAGAAGGGCAGCAACATCTGGAATAGTTGTGCTTGCTGGAATTGGTGCTGTACTTGGAGTACCTGTAGGAATGTATGGAATGCCTTTAATTCTAGATTCTGTATTAGCAAATTATGGTTTGGTTCAACTGCCACTAGTTATCCATGTGGGTGTAATCGTAGTCACCGTTGTATTATGTATCTTCACAGGTGCTTTTGCCTCTTGGTTAGCATCGAGGCTGGTCCGTAGTACGTCAGCTAAAAATTTGTCCAATGAATCTATGTCTGCATAG
- a CDS encoding SNF2 helicase associated domain-containing protein produces MSFTLNKSIIKQLCGETSYKRGEAYYRSKKVFVNNYNVDRDSCEAIVKGNEDFRVTIENADNGDIVAKCSCPSLASFDSYCQHIAAVLLYINNFQQAGQFLESNGSNSKKDSINSLSRDIQLANGMLDLFGEKPLRPKSKQHRFDTRKILNVEFICIPVASSNGGALIGIQVKLEKLYPVYKIREFLNRVEQRESFVCSNDFIYTPDVYSFQQETDAVIQQLIQIYRNEKMYLESLQMSSEQDESMILIPPASWNHILSLLSTTPFVTIEHDGKSFHGIHVSKELLPINFEFNKGVNGGYILQIDGLYQVQVMDTYGYALSIGRLYQLNVEDCNRLVELKRMMHHSQSNQFHIPNKKMEHFVEKVVPGLMKLGNVRIDEVVSERIEQTPLKAKLFLDRVKNRLLAGLEFQYGNIVINPLEEDGQPSVLNRDEKKEQEILKIMNESAFAKTEGGYFMHNEEAEYNFLYHVVPKLKSLVQIYATTAIKLRIYRGNSAPIIRVKRKERIDWLSFRFDIKGIPESDIKNVLASLEEKHKYYRLENGSLLSLESKEFNEINQFIKESGIRKEILQGEEVSVPLIRSMKWMDSLREGNVLSLDQSVQELMGNIQNPKNLKFTVPDSLNTVLREYQKYGFEWMKTLAYYCFGGILADDMGLGKTLQSIAFIVSVLPEIRKKKLPALVVSPSSLVYNWLSELKKFAPDIRAIIADGNQVERRNILKDVTKFDVIITSYPLLRRDVKLYAQPFHTLFLDEAQAFKNCTTQTAKAVKTIQAEYRFALTGTPVENSLEELWSIFHVVFPELLPGRKEFGDLRRENIARRVKPFILRRLKEDVLKELPEKIEHLQSSELLPDQKKLYAAYLAKLKQETLKHLNKDTLRKNRIRILAGLTRLRQLCCHPALFVDDYKGSSAKFEQLLEIVEECRSTGKRILIFSQFTKMLSIIGRELNRQSVPYFYLDGNTPAFERVELCNRFNEGEGDLFLISLKAGGTGLNLTGADTVILYDLWWNPAVEQQAADRAYRMGQKNTVQVIKLVAHGTIEEKMHELQEKKKNLIEEIIQPGQEKLSSITEEEIRDILMI; encoded by the coding sequence ATGAGTTTTACATTAAATAAATCAATTATTAAACAGTTATGTGGAGAAACTTCGTACAAAAGAGGTGAGGCTTATTATCGATCAAAAAAAGTGTTTGTCAACAATTATAATGTTGACAGAGATAGTTGTGAAGCGATAGTGAAAGGAAATGAAGATTTTCGTGTCACAATAGAAAACGCTGATAATGGTGATATTGTTGCCAAATGTAGTTGTCCTTCATTAGCTTCTTTTGATTCATACTGCCAACATATCGCAGCTGTATTATTATATATCAATAATTTTCAACAAGCTGGACAATTCCTAGAGTCGAATGGTTCTAATTCAAAAAAAGATTCCATAAATAGTTTGTCTAGAGATATTCAATTAGCGAATGGGATGTTAGATTTATTCGGTGAAAAGCCGCTGCGACCTAAAAGTAAGCAGCATCGATTTGATACACGGAAAATTCTTAATGTAGAATTTATTTGTATTCCAGTTGCTTCAAGCAATGGAGGAGCGTTGATTGGCATTCAGGTGAAGCTTGAGAAGTTATACCCTGTATATAAAATTAGAGAGTTTCTTAATAGAGTAGAACAAAGAGAGTCTTTCGTATGTTCAAATGATTTTATTTATACGCCGGATGTTTATAGCTTTCAACAAGAAACGGATGCGGTTATTCAACAACTTATTCAAATCTATCGTAATGAAAAAATGTATTTAGAATCGTTGCAAATGAGCTCTGAACAAGATGAAAGTATGATTTTAATTCCACCTGCTTCATGGAATCATATTCTTTCATTGCTTTCGACTACCCCATTTGTAACGATTGAGCATGATGGGAAATCATTTCATGGTATACATGTCTCGAAAGAATTGTTACCTATAAATTTTGAGTTCAATAAAGGTGTAAATGGAGGATATATACTTCAGATTGATGGTTTATATCAAGTTCAGGTAATGGATACATATGGTTATGCTCTTTCTATAGGGCGGTTATATCAATTAAATGTTGAGGATTGTAATCGACTTGTTGAATTAAAGAGAATGATGCACCATTCACAAAGTAATCAATTTCATATTCCAAATAAGAAAATGGAACACTTTGTAGAAAAGGTAGTACCAGGTTTGATGAAACTTGGAAACGTTCGAATTGATGAGGTTGTATCAGAGCGGATTGAACAAACACCTCTTAAAGCGAAATTATTTTTAGATCGAGTTAAGAATCGTTTATTGGCAGGGCTAGAATTTCAATATGGAAATATTGTAATCAATCCGTTAGAAGAGGATGGACAACCTTCTGTACTTAATCGGGATGAGAAAAAAGAACAAGAAATTTTAAAAATTATGAATGAGAGTGCCTTTGCCAAGACTGAAGGCGGTTATTTTATGCATAATGAGGAAGCGGAATATAATTTCTTGTATCATGTTGTTCCGAAGTTAAAGAGTTTGGTCCAGATTTATGCAACTACTGCTATAAAGTTACGGATTTATAGAGGGAATAGTGCACCTATCATAAGGGTGAAGAGGAAAGAGCGAATTGATTGGCTATCATTCCGCTTTGATATAAAAGGAATTCCTGAATCAGATATCAAAAATGTACTGGCTTCACTTGAAGAAAAACATAAATATTATCGATTAGAAAATGGTTCATTATTATCGCTGGAAAGTAAGGAATTTAATGAGATTAACCAATTCATAAAGGAATCGGGTATCCGAAAAGAAATATTACAGGGTGAGGAAGTGAGTGTACCCTTAATTCGCAGTATGAAATGGATGGATTCACTTCGGGAAGGAAATGTTCTGAGCTTGGATCAATCGGTTCAAGAGTTGATGGGGAATATTCAAAATCCTAAAAATCTAAAATTTACTGTACCAGATAGCTTAAATACGGTACTTCGAGAGTATCAAAAATATGGATTTGAGTGGATGAAGACACTGGCATATTATTGTTTTGGTGGCATTTTAGCAGATGATATGGGTCTCGGAAAAACACTGCAAAGCATTGCTTTTATCGTTTCCGTCTTGCCTGAAATTCGCAAAAAGAAGCTACCTGCATTAGTTGTATCTCCTTCTTCTTTAGTCTATAACTGGCTTAGTGAATTGAAGAAATTCGCTCCAGATATACGTGCTATTATTGCTGATGGAAATCAAGTAGAGCGCCGAAACATTTTAAAGGATGTTACAAAATTTGACGTAATCATTACGTCGTACCCTTTATTACGAAGGGATGTAAAGTTATATGCACAACCATTCCATACGCTATTTCTTGATGAGGCACAAGCGTTTAAAAACTGTACGACGCAAACAGCAAAAGCGGTTAAAACGATTCAAGCAGAGTATCGATTTGCACTCACTGGAACGCCAGTAGAAAATTCTTTAGAAGAACTTTGGTCTATTTTTCATGTAGTGTTCCCAGAATTGTTACCAGGAAGAAAAGAATTTGGAGACTTGAGGCGTGAAAACATTGCAAGACGAGTGAAACCGTTTATACTACGTCGTTTGAAAGAAGATGTACTAAAAGAATTGCCAGAGAAAATTGAGCACTTACAATCGTCAGAGTTACTGCCGGATCAGAAAAAGCTTTATGCGGCTTATTTGGCAAAGCTGAAGCAAGAAACATTAAAGCATTTAAACAAAGATACATTGCGTAAAAATCGAATTAGAATTCTAGCTGGTTTGACACGACTTCGTCAGTTGTGTTGTCATCCAGCTTTGTTTGTCGATGACTACAAAGGAAGTTCAGCTAAATTTGAACAGCTACTGGAAATTGTAGAGGAGTGCAGGAGTACAGGAAAGAGGATCCTTATATTTTCACAATTTACGAAGATGCTTTCAATTATTGGACGTGAGTTGAACCGCCAAAGCGTACCTTATTTCTACCTAGATGGGAATACACCTGCCTTTGAGCGTGTAGAGTTATGCAACCGATTTAACGAAGGAGAAGGGGACTTGTTCCTTATTTCTTTAAAAGCTGGTGGCACAGGGCTGAATTTAACCGGTGCTGATACGGTCATATTATACGATTTATGGTGGAATCCTGCTGTCGAGCAGCAAGCGGCAGACCGTGCTTATCGGATGGGACAAAAGAATACTGTGCAAGTTATTAAGTTAGTAGCACATGGCACAATTGAAGAAAAAATGCATGAGCTCCAGGAGAAAAAGAAAAATCTGATTGAAGAAATTATTCAGCCAGGCCAGGAGAAACTGTCTTCCATTACGGAGGAGGAAATTAGAGATATTCTAATGATTTAA
- a CDS encoding Ig-like domain-containing protein — protein sequence MKSLLLRAGLLTCLMLLSWSYEEASAESTWSSKCGPYGEIKPNQNPSLQHMNCLLTNAALEAKIPPEVVKAVATQESGWKQFDGNGQPIIAQDGGIGIMQITNQTKYDQQKLKYDIYYNIQAGVEILNSMYRSTTLPKIKAAGPEIIENWYFPVMAYNGIKPVNSPLYKSSGKKNLNAYQERVFAILEQYSFLNDTKLGQFPFSTADFEYDPNSDKNIVLKKKEYTLTNPTHASVYHFKTGDNVLVTRDNVNLRSQPSSSSIGNPLAKNTNLIIQGDFSYDKSLNSKNQFVWYPVKTADQKLAGYISSAYITKKSDTPLAPKVNIVTNKDTAVTGTAKPNTNVYVKIGSTIIGRGKVNSQGAFSITVPAQKLGTKISVVVMDGAGNYSPYTTVTVQNKTAPLAPNVNKITAKDTAVIGTAKPNTNVYVKIGSTIIGRGKVNSQGAFSITIPAQKLGTKISVVVMDGAGNYSPYTTVTVQNKTAPLAPNVNKITAKDTAVIGTAKPNTNVYVKIGSTIIGRGKVNSQGAFSITIPAQKLGTKISVVVMDGAGNYSPYTTVTVQNKTAPLAPNVNKITAKDTAVIGTAKPNTNVYVKIGSTIIGRGKVNSQGAFSITIPAQKLGTKISVVVMDGAGNYSPYTTVTVQNKTAPLAPNVNKITAKDTAVIGTAKPNTNVYVKIGSTIIGRGKVNSQGAFSITIPAQKLGTKISVVVMDGAGNYSPYKVIVVSN from the coding sequence ATGAAATCACTCTTACTGAGAGCAGGGTTATTGACTTGTTTAATGCTCCTGAGTTGGTCTTATGAAGAAGCCTCTGCAGAGTCAACATGGTCATCCAAATGCGGACCGTATGGTGAAATTAAGCCGAATCAAAATCCCTCTCTCCAACATATGAATTGCTTGCTGACAAATGCAGCATTAGAAGCAAAGATACCTCCCGAAGTTGTAAAAGCCGTGGCCACACAAGAAAGTGGTTGGAAACAATTTGATGGAAATGGCCAGCCTATAATCGCACAAGATGGCGGAATCGGCATTATGCAAATTACAAATCAAACAAAATATGATCAACAAAAATTGAAATACGATATCTACTACAATATTCAAGCAGGCGTTGAAATTCTTAACAGCATGTATCGTAGTACGACTCTTCCTAAAATAAAAGCTGCTGGACCAGAGATAATTGAAAATTGGTACTTCCCTGTCATGGCTTACAACGGCATAAAGCCTGTAAACAGCCCTCTTTATAAGTCCAGTGGTAAGAAAAATCTAAACGCTTATCAAGAAAGAGTCTTTGCTATTCTTGAACAATACAGTTTTTTAAATGATACAAAATTAGGTCAGTTCCCTTTCAGTACAGCTGATTTTGAATATGATCCCAACAGCGACAAAAATATTGTTCTCAAAAAGAAGGAATACACATTAACTAACCCGACACATGCTTCTGTATACCATTTTAAAACGGGGGACAATGTATTAGTAACAAGGGACAATGTAAATTTAAGATCACAACCTAGTTCTTCTTCCATTGGAAATCCATTAGCTAAAAATACTAACTTGATTATTCAAGGGGATTTTTCATATGACAAATCTTTAAACAGTAAAAATCAATTTGTATGGTACCCAGTTAAAACCGCAGATCAAAAATTAGCAGGTTATATATCTTCTGCTTACATTACGAAAAAGTCAGATACGCCTTTAGCCCCAAAAGTGAATATAGTCACGAATAAAGACACAGCGGTAACAGGAACAGCTAAACCTAATACAAATGTGTATGTAAAAATAGGCTCAACTATTATCGGTAGAGGGAAAGTGAACTCGCAAGGAGCATTTTCAATTACCGTCCCTGCTCAAAAACTAGGGACGAAAATCAGTGTAGTAGTAATGGATGGCGCTGGGAATTACAGTCCGTACACAACGGTAACTGTGCAAAACAAGACGGCTCCATTAGCTCCGAATGTGAATAAAATTACAGCTAAAGACACAGCGGTAATCGGAACAGCTAAACCTAATACAAATGTGTATGTAAAAATAGGCTCAACTATTATCGGTAGAGGGAAAGTGAACTCGCAAGGAGCATTTTCAATTACCATCCCTGCTCAAAAACTAGGGACGAAAATCAGTGTAGTAGTAATGGATGGTGCTGGGAATTATAGTCCGTACACAACGGTAACTGTGCAAAACAAGACGGCTCCATTAGCTCCGAATGTGAATAAAATTACAGCTAAAGACACAGCGGTAATCGGAACAGCTAAACCTAATACAAATGTGTATGTAAAAATAGGCTCAACTATTATCGGTAGAGGGAAAGTGAACTCGCAAGGAGCATTTTCAATTACCATCCCTGCTCAAAAACTAGGGACGAAAATCAGTGTAGTAGTAATGGATGGTGCTGGGAATTATAGTCCGTACACAACGGTAACTGTGCAAAACAAGACGGCTCCATTAGCTCCGAATGTGAATAAAATTACAGCTAAAGACACAGCGGTAATCGGAACAGCTAAACCTAATACAAATGTGTATGTAAAAATAGGCTCAACTATTATCGGTAGAGGGAAAGTGAACTCGCAAGGAGCATTTTCAATTACCATCCCTGCTCAAAAACTAGGGACGAAAATCAGTGTAGTAGTAATGGATGGTGCTGGGAATTATAGTCCGTACACAACGGTAACTGTGCAAAACAAGACGGCTCCATTAGCTCCGAATGTGAATAAAATTACAGCTAAAGACACAGCGGTAATCGGAACAGCTAAACCTAATACAAATGTGTATGTAAAAATAGGCTCAACTATTATCGGTAGAGGGAAAGTGAACTCGCAAGGGGCATTTTCAATTACCATCCCTGCTCAAAAACTAGGAACAAAAATCAGTGTAGTAGTAATGGATGGTGCTGGGAATTATAGTCCGTACAAAGTAATCGTAGTAAGTAATTGA
- a CDS encoding nucleoside hydrolase: MQKKVLLFTDLGIDDAFAILYTFFRKDIQLVGIVADYGNVSREKAIWNINYLKYIGGRQEIPVFLGASVPLTGIAVKSFPEVHGEAGLGPIIPPQITSSVYPIHDIYQIIDSNLDNLTIINLGRLSSLATAFVLNLAKMQDVKEYICMGGAFFYPGNVTAVAEANFYSDPYAANLILQYAKNLTIIPLNVTQSAIVTPEMVQQIDAFHRNTQDPVGLIIKPMLDYYYNFYSKSNPDIQGSPVHDFVTIWYLLNPDAVRLSKVPIKVIPDQGEGFGQSIADFRFTTNPGYKTHSVAFQFDYERFRRDIMETFLKKRL; the protein is encoded by the coding sequence ATGCAAAAAAAAGTTCTTTTGTTTACGGATTTAGGAATTGACGACGCATTTGCTATTTTATACACCTTTTTTCGTAAGGATATTCAACTGGTAGGCATTGTAGCTGACTATGGAAATGTATCAAGGGAAAAGGCTATATGGAATATTAACTATTTAAAGTATATTGGGGGAAGGCAGGAGATACCTGTTTTTCTTGGTGCTTCTGTCCCTTTAACAGGTATAGCTGTTAAGTCTTTTCCAGAAGTGCATGGGGAAGCTGGGCTAGGACCTATTATTCCTCCTCAGATCACTTCGTCTGTTTATCCTATTCATGATATTTATCAGATTATAGATTCCAACTTGGACAATCTAACCATTATTAATCTAGGAAGACTTTCTTCTTTGGCAACCGCATTTGTTTTAAACTTAGCTAAGATGCAGGATGTGAAGGAATACATTTGTATGGGAGGGGCTTTTTTTTATCCCGGAAATGTGACAGCTGTGGCAGAAGCTAACTTTTACTCAGATCCTTATGCAGCAAATCTAATTCTGCAGTATGCTAAGAATTTGACAATTATTCCGTTAAACGTTACGCAAAGCGCGATTGTTACACCTGAAATGGTACAACAAATCGATGCGTTTCATCGTAACACACAGGATCCAGTAGGACTCATCATTAAACCTATGTTGGATTACTATTATAATTTCTACTCTAAATCGAATCCCGATATACAAGGAAGTCCTGTGCATGACTTTGTAACAATATGGTATCTGTTAAACCCAGATGCGGTTCGCCTCTCAAAAGTACCTATTAAAGTAATACCTGATCAAGGAGAGGGGTTCGGTCAAAGTATTGCCGATTTTCGTTTTACGACAAATCCAGGTTATAAAACACATAGTGTGGCTTTTCAGTTTGATTATGAAAGATTTAGGAGAGATATTATGGAAACCTTCTTAAAGAAGAGACTGTAG
- a CDS encoding kinase, whose amino-acid sequence MTQEYNLLRLLEIIPKVKTGTRFILGIDGLSRSGKTTLVKKLSEKLQEELIHVSIFHIDDHIVERKKCYNTGNEEWFEHYYLQWDVKWLQGNLFKILKTSKGIRLPFYESKMDTHEIKNIALPETGVIIIEGVFLQRKEWKDSFDCLVYLDCPRDQRFSRESKYTQENLAKFKQRYWTAEEHYLKTEFPKERANLVLEA is encoded by the coding sequence ATGACACAAGAGTATAATCTGTTACGTTTGTTAGAAATAATTCCAAAGGTCAAAACGGGTACAAGATTTATCTTAGGGATAGATGGCCTAAGTCGCTCAGGAAAGACAACACTTGTGAAGAAACTTAGTGAAAAACTTCAGGAAGAATTAATTCATGTATCTATCTTTCACATAGATGATCACATCGTTGAGCGAAAAAAATGTTACAATACTGGTAATGAAGAGTGGTTTGAACATTATTACTTACAATGGGATGTAAAATGGCTGCAAGGCAATTTATTTAAAATCTTAAAAACATCTAAAGGGATCCGTCTTCCTTTCTATGAAAGTAAAATGGATACACATGAAATTAAGAATATAGCACTGCCTGAAACAGGAGTTATCATAATTGAGGGCGTCTTTTTACAGCGTAAAGAATGGAAAGACTCCTTTGATTGCTTAGTTTATTTAGATTGTCCACGAGACCAAAGGTTTTCCCGTGAAAGTAAATACACACAAGAAAATCTTGCAAAGTTCAAACAAAGGTACTGGACGGCGGAAGAGCATTATTTAAAAACTGAATTCCCTAAGGAACGGGCTAATTTAGTTTTAGAAGCATAG
- a CDS encoding HD domain-containing protein has protein sequence MRIQDSIYGDFVLEPVLAELIYTKPIQRLKNVHQGGASYLVNSKWNVTRFDHSVGVMLLIKKLGGSMEEQIAGLLHDISHTAFSHVVDFVLDNAEQNYHEQIFEEILMSSEIPSVLKEHGIKLESILPIERWSLLEQPLPLLCADRIDYTLRDLATYNMIPLDKVSYFVDTLRIIDQKICVESIDAAEWFVEAYYTEVIDFFLHPLNVYGYAMLTDILKIAMKKQIIQLNDLLLDDFTVWKKLLNSRDDEVLSRIRNLDKKVISNEDDYDIHQKKKVRIIDPLVLVGNSQLRKATELSNKVVELNQKALGKSLKGTFVKVLDA, from the coding sequence ATGAGAATTCAAGATTCTATTTATGGAGATTTTGTTTTAGAGCCAGTTCTTGCAGAATTGATCTATACTAAACCCATTCAAAGACTTAAAAATGTTCATCAAGGTGGAGCAAGTTATTTAGTAAATTCAAAATGGAATGTAACTCGGTTTGATCATTCTGTTGGTGTCATGTTATTAATCAAAAAGTTAGGTGGCTCTATGGAAGAACAAATAGCAGGATTATTGCATGATATTTCGCATACAGCTTTTTCTCATGTAGTAGACTTTGTTTTAGATAATGCAGAGCAAAATTATCATGAACAAATATTTGAGGAAATTCTTATGTCATCTGAAATTCCTTCCGTTTTAAAGGAACATGGGATTAAACTTGAATCTATATTACCGATAGAAAGATGGTCTTTATTAGAACAGCCACTCCCTTTGCTTTGTGCAGACCGCATAGACTATACACTTCGTGATTTGGCTACGTATAACATGATTCCTTTAGACAAAGTTTCCTATTTTGTAGATACCTTAAGAATCATTGACCAAAAAATATGTGTGGAGTCTATTGATGCAGCAGAATGGTTTGTAGAAGCTTATTATACCGAAGTGATTGACTTTTTTCTGCATCCATTAAACGTATATGGATATGCTATGCTAACAGATATATTAAAAATAGCGATGAAGAAGCAAATCATTCAATTGAATGATTTATTATTAGATGATTTTACTGTATGGAAGAAGTTGCTTAATAGTCGTGATGATGAAGTTTTAAGTAGAATAAGGAATCTTGATAAGAAAGTGATAAGCAATGAAGATGATTATGACATACATCAAAAGAAAAAGGTCCGAATCATTGACCCTTTAGTTCTTGTAGGGAATAGTCAACTTAGGAAGGCTACAGAACTTTCTAATAAAGTAGTAGAATTAAACCAAAAAGCTTTGGGAAAATCATTAAAAGGAACATTTGTTAAAGTTCTAGATGCGTAG
- the asnA gene encoding aspartate--ammonia ligase, giving the protein MYQSLMTVRETQIAIKEVKTFFEDQLAKRLELFRVSAPLFVTKKSGLNDHLNGVERPIEFDMLHSGEELEIVHSLAKWKRFALHEYGYEAGEGLYTNMNAIRRDEELDATHSIYVDQWDWEKIVQKEWRTVDYLQETVRTIYGIFKDLEDHLFEKYPFLGKYLPEDIVFITSQELEDKYPELTPKDREHAIAKEHGAVFIIGIGDVLRSGEKHDGRASDYDDWKLNGDILFWHPVLQASFELSSMGIRVDSKSLDEQLTKKGEDFKRDYDFHKGILEDVLPLTLGGGIGQSRMCMYFLRKAHIGEVQTSVWPDDLREACKKENIHLF; this is encoded by the coding sequence ATGTATCAATCATTAATGACAGTAAGAGAGACACAAATCGCAATTAAGGAAGTTAAAACATTTTTTGAGGATCAATTAGCAAAACGCCTGGAGTTATTCCGCGTCTCTGCACCGTTATTCGTAACGAAAAAGTCAGGCTTAAACGATCACTTAAACGGTGTGGAACGTCCAATTGAATTTGATATGCTGCATTCAGGAGAAGAGTTAGAAATTGTACACTCACTAGCAAAATGGAAACGATTTGCATTACATGAATACGGATATGAAGCTGGTGAAGGTTTATATACAAACATGAACGCGATTCGCCGTGATGAAGAACTTGATGCAACACATTCCATTTATGTTGACCAATGGGACTGGGAAAAAATCGTCCAAAAAGAATGGCGTACAGTGGATTACTTACAAGAAACAGTACGAACAATTTATGGAATATTTAAAGATTTAGAAGATCATTTATTTGAAAAATATCCGTTCCTTGGTAAGTACTTACCGGAAGATATCGTATTTATCACATCTCAAGAGCTAGAAGATAAATACCCAGAATTAACACCGAAGGATCGTGAACATGCAATCGCAAAAGAACATGGCGCAGTCTTTATTATCGGAATTGGAGATGTACTTCGTTCAGGTGAAAAACATGACGGACGTGCCTCTGACTATGACGATTGGAAATTAAACGGAGACATCTTATTCTGGCATCCAGTATTACAAGCTTCATTTGAATTATCATCGATGGGTATTCGCGTTGATAGTAAATCGCTTGACGAACAATTAACAAAAAAAGGTGAAGATTTCAAACGTGACTACGATTTTCATAAAGGGATTTTAGAAGATGTACTTCCTCTTACACTAGGCGGTGGTATTGGACAATCGAGAATGTGCATGTACTTCTTACGCAAGGCACACATTGGTGAAGTTCAAACTTCTGTATGGCCTGATGATTTGCGTGAAGCATGTAAAAAGGAAAACATTCATTTGTTTTAA